The Xenopus tropicalis strain Nigerian chromosome 7, UCB_Xtro_10.0, whole genome shotgun sequence genome includes a region encoding these proteins:
- the pank1 gene encoding pantothenate kinase 1 isoform X2, whose protein sequence is MKLIDGKKHSFPWFGMDIGGTLVKLVYFEPKDITAEEEQEEVENLKSIRKYLTSNTAYGKTGIRDVHLELKNLTMCGRKGNLHFIRFPTCAMHRFIQMGSEKNFSSLHTTLCATGGGAYKFEEDFRTIADLQLHKLDELDCLIQGLLYVDSVGFNGRPECYYFENPTDTEQCQKKPYCLDNPYPMLLVNIGSGVSILAVYSKDNYKRVTGTSLGGGTFLGLCCLLTGCETFEEALEMAAKGDSTNVDKLVKDIYGGDYERFSLQGSAVASSFGHMMSKEKRDSISKEDLARATLVTITNNIGSIARMCALNENIDRVIFVGNFLRINMVSMKLLSYAMDYWSKGQLKALFLEHEGYFGAVGALLELLKMNEDQ, encoded by the exons ATGAAGCTTATTGATGGCAAGAAGCATT CGTTCCCATGGTTTGGCATGGATATTGGAGGAACATTGGTGAAGCTAGTCTATTTTGAGCCCAAAGACATTACAGCAGAAGAGGAACAGGAAGAGGTTGAGAACTTAAAAAGCATAAGAAAGTATTTGACATCCAACACAGCCTATGGGAAAACTGGAATCAGAGATGTGCACCTAGAACTGAAAAACTTGACCATGTGCGGCCGCAAAGGCAATTTGCACTTTATCCGCTTTCCAACGTGCGCCATGCACCGATTCATTCAGATGGGAAGTGAGAAGAACTTCTCAAGCTTGCACACCACATTATGTGCTACTGGCGGTGGGGCCTATAAGTTTGAAGAAGACTTTAGAACG ATAGCTGACCTCCAGCTCCATAAACTAGATGAACTGGACTGTTTGATTCAAGGCCTGCTTTATGTTGACTCAGTGGGATTTAATGGCCGTCCAGAGTGTTATTATTTTGAAAACCCAACAGACACAGAGCAATGCCAGAAGAAGCCGTACTGCCTTGACAATCCTTACCCTATGTTGCTGGTTAATATAGGCTCAGGGGTCAGCATCCTTGCAGTGTATTCAAAAGACAATTATAAAAGAGTAACTGGAACCAG ccttGGTGGTGGAACATTCCTTGGTCTGTGTTGTCTACTGACTGGCTGTGAAACATTTGAGGAAGCTCTCGAAATGGCAGCCAAAGGTGATAGCACTAATGTTGACAAATTGGTAAAAGACATCTATGGTGGAGACTATGAAAGGTTTAGTCTCCAGGGATCTGCAGTAGCATCAAG CTTTGGTCACATGATGAGCAAAGAGAAGAGAGATTCCATCAGTAAAGAAGATCTGGCGAGAGCAACTTTAGTCACTATTACAAACAACATTGGCTCTATTGCTCGTATGTGTGCACTAAATGAG AACATCGACAGAGTTATATTTGTAGGAAACTTCCTCAGAATTAACATGGTCTCCATGAAACTGCTGTCTTATGCAATGGATTACTGGTCAAAAGGGCAATTAAAAGCCCTTTTCTTAGAACACGAG
- the pank1 gene encoding pantothenate kinase 1 isoform X1, translated as MGDQCKQSKAPDNSCMQNGFHLPPALLLLGNGESSRSLPDHTPMQHHRGQPDPLHQGSPAKKSRVRRRMDSGRRNRPPFPWFGMDIGGTLVKLVYFEPKDITAEEEQEEVENLKSIRKYLTSNTAYGKTGIRDVHLELKNLTMCGRKGNLHFIRFPTCAMHRFIQMGSEKNFSSLHTTLCATGGGAYKFEEDFRTIADLQLHKLDELDCLIQGLLYVDSVGFNGRPECYYFENPTDTEQCQKKPYCLDNPYPMLLVNIGSGVSILAVYSKDNYKRVTGTSLGGGTFLGLCCLLTGCETFEEALEMAAKGDSTNVDKLVKDIYGGDYERFSLQGSAVASSFGHMMSKEKRDSISKEDLARATLVTITNNIGSIARMCALNENIDRVIFVGNFLRINMVSMKLLSYAMDYWSKGQLKALFLEHEGYFGAVGALLELLKMNEDQ; from the exons ATGGGAGATCAGTGCAAGCAGTCCAAGGCACCCGACAATTCCTGCATGCAGAATGGGTTCCACTTGCCGCCAGCCCTCCTCCTGCTGGGCAATGGAGAATCGAGCCGGAGCCTCCCTGACCATACACCGATGCAACACCACCGAGGGCAGCCAGACCCGCTCCACCAGGGATCCCCGGCCAAGAAGAGCAGGGTGAGGAGAAGGATGGATTCAGGCAGAAGGAACAGACCCC CGTTCCCATGGTTTGGCATGGATATTGGAGGAACATTGGTGAAGCTAGTCTATTTTGAGCCCAAAGACATTACAGCAGAAGAGGAACAGGAAGAGGTTGAGAACTTAAAAAGCATAAGAAAGTATTTGACATCCAACACAGCCTATGGGAAAACTGGAATCAGAGATGTGCACCTAGAACTGAAAAACTTGACCATGTGCGGCCGCAAAGGCAATTTGCACTTTATCCGCTTTCCAACGTGCGCCATGCACCGATTCATTCAGATGGGAAGTGAGAAGAACTTCTCAAGCTTGCACACCACATTATGTGCTACTGGCGGTGGGGCCTATAAGTTTGAAGAAGACTTTAGAACG ATAGCTGACCTCCAGCTCCATAAACTAGATGAACTGGACTGTTTGATTCAAGGCCTGCTTTATGTTGACTCAGTGGGATTTAATGGCCGTCCAGAGTGTTATTATTTTGAAAACCCAACAGACACAGAGCAATGCCAGAAGAAGCCGTACTGCCTTGACAATCCTTACCCTATGTTGCTGGTTAATATAGGCTCAGGGGTCAGCATCCTTGCAGTGTATTCAAAAGACAATTATAAAAGAGTAACTGGAACCAG ccttGGTGGTGGAACATTCCTTGGTCTGTGTTGTCTACTGACTGGCTGTGAAACATTTGAGGAAGCTCTCGAAATGGCAGCCAAAGGTGATAGCACTAATGTTGACAAATTGGTAAAAGACATCTATGGTGGAGACTATGAAAGGTTTAGTCTCCAGGGATCTGCAGTAGCATCAAG CTTTGGTCACATGATGAGCAAAGAGAAGAGAGATTCCATCAGTAAAGAAGATCTGGCGAGAGCAACTTTAGTCACTATTACAAACAACATTGGCTCTATTGCTCGTATGTGTGCACTAAATGAG AACATCGACAGAGTTATATTTGTAGGAAACTTCCTCAGAATTAACATGGTCTCCATGAAACTGCTGTCTTATGCAATGGATTACTGGTCAAAAGGGCAATTAAAAGCCCTTTTCTTAGAACACGAG